The following proteins are encoded in a genomic region of Streptomyces lunaelactis:
- a CDS encoding Lrp/AsnC family transcriptional regulator — MAIDHLDGRLIVLLAREPRIGVLEASRRLGVARGTVQARLDRLQSNGVIRGFGPNVDPAALGYPVTAFATLEIKQGQGADVRAHLAGVPEVLELHTTTGHGDMLCRLVARSNADLQRVIDRVVGFDGIVRASTAIVMENPVPLRIIPLVEQAAEGFIE, encoded by the coding sequence ATGGCGATCGATCATCTGGACGGCAGGCTCATCGTGCTGCTGGCGCGCGAGCCGCGCATAGGGGTGCTCGAGGCGTCCCGCCGGCTCGGTGTGGCCCGCGGCACTGTCCAGGCGCGCCTGGACCGGCTTCAGTCCAATGGAGTCATCCGCGGCTTCGGACCGAACGTCGACCCGGCGGCGCTCGGCTATCCCGTGACCGCCTTCGCCACGCTGGAGATCAAGCAGGGACAAGGGGCGGACGTACGGGCCCATCTGGCAGGCGTCCCCGAGGTGCTGGAGCTGCACACCACCACCGGACACGGCGACATGCTCTGCCGTCTCGTCGCCCGTTCCAACGCCGATCTCCAGCGGGTGATCGACCGTGTTGTCGGTTTTGATGGCATTGTGCGGGCCTCCACGGCGATCGTCATGGAGAACCCGGTGCCCTTGCGGATCATTCCGCTGGTGGAGCAGGCCGCGGAGGGCTTCATCGAGTAG
- a CDS encoding ArsR/SmtB family transcription factor — MPEPEPSPGSERHTYRPLDPRSLRGLAHPLRMRLLTTLRHDGPATASQLADKLGESSGATSYHLRQLAAHGFVEDDPERGKGRERWWKSSVEGTGFSDTLFSDPDPAVRGAADLFIHEVATMHTQEVGTWLGTAREWPEKWRRTSDLSDWTLRLTPAQAGELNEKIHELIESYRDLAPDTRTEDTAQIRMHLHAFPRSTD; from the coding sequence ATGCCCGAGCCAGAGCCCTCCCCCGGATCCGAACGGCACACCTACCGCCCGCTCGACCCACGCTCCCTGCGCGGCCTCGCCCATCCGCTGCGGATGCGCCTGCTGACCACGCTGCGGCACGACGGGCCCGCCACCGCCTCCCAACTGGCGGACAAGCTGGGCGAGTCCAGCGGCGCCACCAGTTACCACCTGCGCCAGCTCGCCGCCCACGGCTTCGTCGAGGACGACCCCGAGCGGGGCAAGGGCCGCGAGCGCTGGTGGAAGTCCTCGGTGGAGGGGACGGGCTTCAGCGACACGCTGTTCAGCGACCCCGACCCGGCGGTGCGCGGGGCCGCGGACCTCTTCATCCACGAGGTCGCGACCATGCACACCCAGGAGGTCGGCACCTGGCTCGGCACCGCACGCGAGTGGCCCGAGAAGTGGCGCAGGACCTCGGACCTCAGCGACTGGACCCTGCGGCTGACGCCCGCGCAGGCCGGCGAGCTCAACGAGAAGATCCACGAACTCATCGAGAGCTACCGGGACTTGGCACCGGATACCAGGACCGAGGACACCGCCCAGATCCGTATGCATCTGCACGCCTTCCCGCGCTCCACCGACTGA
- a CDS encoding IclR family transcriptional regulator yields the protein MTAETSQTLDRGLRVLKLLADTDHGLTVTELSNKLGVNRTVVYRLLATLEQHALVRRDLGGRARVGLGVLRLGRQVHPLVREAAMPALRSLAEDIGATAHLTLVDGAEALAVAVVEPTWTDYHVAYRAGFRHPLDRGAAGKAILAARQSRQNKQNKQGKQGGLDEPGYTLTHGELEAGASGAAAALVGVTGIEGSVGVVMLADSVPERVGPRVVDAAREVADALR from the coding sequence GTGACCGCGGAGACCTCCCAGACGCTCGACCGGGGACTGCGTGTCCTCAAACTGCTCGCCGACACCGACCACGGGCTGACCGTCACCGAGTTGTCCAACAAACTCGGCGTCAACCGCACCGTTGTCTACCGGCTGCTCGCCACGCTCGAGCAGCACGCCCTCGTCCGCCGTGACCTGGGCGGCCGCGCCCGGGTGGGGCTCGGCGTGCTGCGCCTGGGCCGCCAAGTGCACCCGCTGGTGCGGGAGGCCGCGATGCCGGCGCTGCGCTCGCTCGCGGAGGACATCGGGGCTACGGCCCATCTCACCCTCGTCGACGGGGCGGAGGCCCTCGCGGTCGCCGTCGTCGAGCCGACGTGGACGGACTATCACGTCGCCTACCGGGCCGGGTTCCGGCACCCGCTGGACCGGGGCGCGGCGGGCAAGGCGATCCTCGCCGCCCGCCAGAGCAGGCAGAACAAGCAGAACAAGCAGGGCAAGCAGGGCGGGCTCGACGAGCCCGGCTACACGCTCACCCACGGCGAACTGGAGGCGGGCGCGAGTGGCGCGGCCGCGGCGCTGGTCGGGGTGACCGGGATAGAGGGCAGCGTGGGCGTGGTGATGCTGGCGGACTCGGTGCCGGAGCGGGTGGGGCCGAGGGTGGTCGACGCGGCGCGCGAGGTGGCGGACGCGCTTCGCTGA
- a CDS encoding YlbL family protein, producing MLSRLTRPRAITICALPVVALFAVAGFAPLPYAVAQPGSTANVLGADKGTPVITISGAPTRTPKGELRMTTIVATGPSADVDLGDVLDAWFRTDRAVLPRDTVYPAGKSDEEVEKHNLQDMEESQDVATQAALGFLDEDPAKVKVNLRLADIGGPSAGLFFALGIVDKLDGDGAGGDLTGGRNVAGTGTITADGKVGAVGGVSLKTQAAKRDGASVFLVPKGECSDAQAELPKGLRLIPVTTLKDAVDSLRALDKGGKVPAC from the coding sequence GTGCTCTCCCGCCTCACGCGCCCCCGCGCCATTACCATCTGCGCCCTCCCCGTCGTCGCCCTCTTCGCCGTCGCCGGGTTCGCGCCGTTGCCGTACGCCGTCGCGCAGCCCGGCTCGACCGCGAACGTGCTGGGGGCCGACAAAGGCACTCCGGTCATCACCATCTCCGGTGCGCCCACCCGTACGCCCAAGGGTGAGCTGCGGATGACGACCATCGTGGCGACCGGGCCGTCCGCCGATGTCGACCTCGGCGATGTCCTCGACGCGTGGTTCAGGACGGACCGTGCGGTCCTGCCCCGCGACACCGTCTATCCGGCCGGCAAGTCCGACGAGGAGGTCGAGAAGCACAACCTCCAGGACATGGAGGAGTCGCAGGACGTCGCCACCCAGGCCGCTCTCGGCTTCCTCGACGAGGACCCGGCGAAGGTGAAGGTCAACCTCCGCCTCGCCGATATCGGCGGACCCAGCGCCGGGCTGTTCTTCGCGCTCGGCATCGTCGACAAGCTCGACGGCGACGGCGCGGGCGGCGATCTCACCGGCGGCCGCAACGTCGCCGGTACGGGCACGATCACCGCCGACGGCAAGGTCGGCGCGGTCGGCGGGGTGTCCCTGAAGACTCAGGCCGCCAAGCGCGACGGGGCGAGCGTGTTCCTCGTGCCCAAGGGCGAGTGCTCCGACGCGCAGGCCGAACTCCCCAAGGGGCTGCGGCTGATCCCCGTCACGACACTGAAGGACGCGGTGGATTCGCTTCGGGCGCTGGACAAGGGCGGGAAGGTTCCGGCCTGCTGA